The Pseudomonas sp. SCA2728.1_7 DNA segment CGCCCCGGTGCGCAGGCGTTGCTGGATGACGCCATCGACATCATCGACACGTATTTCTGGAGCGAGGAAGAGGGCGCGATGCGCGAATTCTTCAATCGTGACTGGAGCGAGGAAGAAGCCTATCGCGGCGCCAACAGCAACATGCACGCCACTGAAGCGTTCCTCGCTCTTGCTGATGTCACCGAAGATCCGCGCTGGCTGGTGCGTGCGCAACGCATCGTCGAGCGGGTGATCCACGGTCATGCCGCCGGCAACGGTTACATGGTCATCGAACATTTCGACCGCGACTGGCAACCGCTGCGCGAATACAACCACGACAATCCCGCCGATGGTTTCCGCCCTTACGGCACCACGCCGGGCCATGGTTTCGAATGGGCGCGGCTGTTGCTGCACCTCGAAGCGGCGCGGGTTCAGGCCGGCATGCTCACCCCCGGTTGGCTCGCGACCGATGCGCAGAAACTCTTCGAGAACAATTGCCGTAACGGTTGGAACGTCGATGGTTTGCCGGGCATCGTCTACACCCTCGACTGGGACAACAAAGCCGTGGTCCGCCACCGCCTGCACTGGACGCACGCTGAAGCCAGCGCTGCTGCGAGCGCGTTGCTAAAGCGCACCGGCGATGCGCAATACGAAAGCTGGTACCGACTGTTCTGGGAATTCTGCGAAGTGAATTTCATCGACCGTTGCGACGGCAGTTGGCACCACGAACTCAACCCGCAAAACATCCCCAGCGCCGATATCTGGCCGGGCAAACCCGATCTGTATCACGCCTGGCAAGCCGTGCTGATCCCTCGTCTACCCTTGTCACCCAGTATGGCGACTGCGCTGGCACAGTTATCCCAGAGCAGTCCTGTGTAACCATGTGGTGACATTCGCGCGTCCCTTCGTTACCTGCGAAGGGAAACGTCCTGTTTAAACTCCTGTGCAGCGCAAGCACCAGACTTGCATGCATAACAACAAGAAAGGTACATCTCAGATGAATGCGATTTCTCGCCTCGCTACTGTCATTTCTGTCGCCTCCCTGTTCCCGCTCGCAATTCTGCCTCTCAGTGTTTCCGCTGCCGAATCCAAAGGTTCGGTCGAAGTCGTGCACTGGTGGACGTCCGGTGGCGAAAAAGCCGCTGTTGATGTGCTCAAGGCGCAAGTCGAAAAAGACGGTTTCACCTGGAAAGACGGCGCTGTCGCCGGTGGTGGCGGTGCAACGGCCATGACCGTGCTGAAAAGCCGTGCAGTCGCCGGCAACCCGCCTGGCGTCGCCCAGATCAAAGGCCCGGACATCCAGGAATGGGCGTCGACCGGCCTGCTCGATACCGACGTGTTGAAAGACGTCGCCAAGTCGGAAAAGTGGGACAGCCTGCTCGACAAGAAAGTCTCCGATACCGTGAAGTACGACGGTGATTACGTGGCCGTGCCGGTGAACATTCACCGCGTGAACTGGCTGTGGATCAACCCGGAAGTGTTCAAGAAAGCCGGTATCACCAAAAACCCGACCACCCTTGAAGAATTCTATGCCGCTGGCGACAAGCTGAAGG contains these protein-coding regions:
- a CDS encoding AGE family epimerase/isomerase; amino-acid sequence: MDLFQPGFSSWLNAPAHQQWLAAEGLRLLDFAKAAKLPQGFGNLDERGRLPANAQAETMNTARMTHSFAMAHIQGLPGFAELVDHGIAALRGPLRDALHGGWFAVAEHRDDNTGKNAYLHAFVALAASSAVVAQRPGAQALLDDAIDIIDTYFWSEEEGAMREFFNRDWSEEEAYRGANSNMHATEAFLALADVTEDPRWLVRAQRIVERVIHGHAAGNGYMVIEHFDRDWQPLREYNHDNPADGFRPYGTTPGHGFEWARLLLHLEAARVQAGMLTPGWLATDAQKLFENNCRNGWNVDGLPGIVYTLDWDNKAVVRHRLHWTHAEASAAASALLKRTGDAQYESWYRLFWEFCEVNFIDRCDGSWHHELNPQNIPSADIWPGKPDLYHAWQAVLIPRLPLSPSMATALAQLSQSSPV